From Equus quagga isolate Etosha38 chromosome 3, UCLA_HA_Equagga_1.0, whole genome shotgun sequence, one genomic window encodes:
- the LOC124237352 gene encoding small integral membrane protein 14 encodes MAEGGFDPCECVCSHEHAMRRLINLLRQSQSYCTDTECLQELPGPSGDNGISITMILMAWMVIAVILFLLRPPNLRGSNLTGKPTSPHNGQDPPAPPVD; translated from the exons ATGGCAGAAGGTGGATTCGATCCCTGTGAATGTGTTTGCTCTCATGAACATGCGATGAGAAGGCTGATCAATCTG TTGAGGCAGTCCCAGTCCTACTGCACAGACACAGAATGTCTTCAGGAAT taCCAGGACCCTCTGGTGATAATGGCATCAGTATTACCATGATCTTGATGGCCTGGATGGTTATTGCAGTGATCTTGTTTCTCCTGAGACCTCCTAATCTAAGAGGATCCAACCTGACTGGAAAACCAACCAGTCCTCATAAT GGACAAGATCCACCAGCCCCTCCTGTGGACTAA